A single Hemiscyllium ocellatum isolate sHemOce1 chromosome 18, sHemOce1.pat.X.cur, whole genome shotgun sequence DNA region contains:
- the LOC132824177 gene encoding transmembrane protein 216-like — MARGKPPPVLSLTPLEVLLFLNTWYYAVYFVAEILLFIYKSQLLPYTSANLTLDLVMLFLYLGVEIMRIFFGSKGNLCQRKVPLTISLVLLGPSTIMAVYYMLLQTYVLRLEVTINAILLVFYVFELVLYTVGLISFSSVIISD; from the exons ATGGCGAGAG GAAAGCCTCCTCCTGTT ctctCCTTAACTCCACTGGAAGTTCTGCTATTCCTGAACACCTGGTACTATGCAGTGTACTTTGTGGCAGAGATCCTTCTTTTCATCTACAAAA GTCAGCTCTTACCATATACTTCTGCAAATCTGACTTTGGACCTAGTGATGCTGTTTCTCTACCTTGGAGTTGAAATAATGAGAATATTTTTTG GTTCCAAGGGGAATCTGTGCCAGCGTAAGGTACCTCTCACCATTAGCCTGGTGCTTCTTGGACCATCTACAATAATGGCTGTTTATTATATGCTGCTCCAGACCTATGTTCTGAGATTGGAAGTGACCATCAATGCAATATTATTGGTGTTTTACGTTTTTGAGCTGGTTCTGTACACAGTGggtttgataagtttctcaag cGTAATCATCAGCGACTGA